The window aattattattttattttttgaaaagataataaattgataaaatattctaatatttgaaaaataggacaattatcaataaattgcttAAAACTTAGAAAAATGCACAAAACGGAAGTATTTAACtaattgaaataaaataattaaaattcccagaataattatcaataaattgcattatagttaaaaatatgcaaaatactacattttattattttttgacaAACAAGCGTGCagaatttattttttaaacaCGGAGGTTCAAAATTGACTGTCAACAGCTGTCCCGACGTTATaatctgaaggcatcatcctcatagcccgaagacatcatgccatgacctgaggatctctcgaaactgcATATCACTATTCAAAGGTGTCATAGTCCAGCGGTGAAAGTACGGGGCAAGAGGGGGGGTGAAttgcttattttaaaattaattattataagttGACTAGATGTAATAGCGAGATAATAAGAAGTGCAGAATTAAAATGCAGAAGTAAAGTGCAGGAATAAAAGATACCagagtttttatactggttcggattcaatgtgaatcctagtcCAGTCCGCTTGGGTTGCAATGGAGTTCTCTTTCAGTGATTGAAATTCTTGAGTACAAAGTGAATGGTGTAGTTTACACCAACATCTCAGTTTCTATGTCACTCATCTtttcttgatacaatgcctcaccagtaTTTTTCTCTATTTCTTCTCTAACTTGTTACACAACAGATCTAGTAGAGCTACAATATTTGTTTCTTGATTGTTTCTCTTTGTGCACTTCGATCTTGGTTGATTTTCTTGAGTCCCTACACCAAAagcaattatattattttttcatcATTTAAACTAAAACCTAAAAATCTCccccttttgatgatgacaaaaaaataatatatgtaaatatcAGTTAACTTCcctgtattttactccccctcaaTGAGTGCAGTTGACTCCCCCTCAATAGGTGCCGTTGGGATTACTTCTTTTAGTCAACTTCTCCTGTAGTATCTATAGTCGACTCCCCCTGCAATGGATGTACCTGCACGAATATATGTATAgctttctccccctttttgacatcagcaaagaggggataaaaacaacaatacacCAGATACTAAAGCAGAATTTGTAGCATGATATGCATGCAgagttaaaaaaaacaaaaatcatcCAACGACTGGTTATCTAGTCCAAAACAGCACAGCAAAAACAATTGTTTGAAACTTCCACACTAACGACGCAAAAAATAAGTAAGAGTGTTGCAAATCGCCTCCTTCAGTTGATCAAAGCTAGCATTAGCTGAGACAGTCACTCCATCAAGCCTGTCGTGTACTTCCTTGAATGCCTTGACTACGTTTTCCCTAACTCTGAGAATTGCAACCCTTATCTTTAAAACATCAGACCCTGTCTCTTTGGAGATTGCATGAATGTCCCCAACAGTGGACTGAGTGGTAGCAAGAAGATCTTTGCTGGTGGTCAGCTGGTTGTCAACGGCAGTCAGTTTCTCAGCAAGGTTAGGATTACGAAGACTGTTATGAGAAACAAAGGCTTTGGTCTTGGAATCAGGTTGAACATGCTTGAACTTACCTTCATATTTCTTAACCCAGGATCCCTTCACACACACATATCCCATACTAGCAAATGCCCTAGAATTGTAAGATTTTGAAACAGAGACGAAGGGATATTCAGAGATAGAGATATTATGAGCTTCTAGAATGTGAGTGATGGCCATGCCATAGGGCAGACTGGTGGGATCATCAGCACTTTCAATCATAAAATTTATGACCCAGGAAGACAGTTTTATCTTGAGTTTGGTCACAAGGAAATAGACAAGAAAGGTATCTCTttgagagaaggtggagaaggTGTCAGTACGAGGGAGTTGAGTAGTTGCAACAATGTGGGCTAGAACACGAGTTTCAAAGCTAACATCGCTTGGACCTAACTGGTTCGGGAGGGATTCAGATGAACACTCAGCAATACAATGTTTTGCTTGATCAAAGGTGATTTCAAAATCATCAGGCCAAGAAAACCAGAATACTTACACTGGAAAATTTAGACAAACATGGCATAATTAAGAACGATGCGCTTTCCTAACACTAAGGATTCCAACTTGTCAGACTTACTAGAGCAAAGATTGGCATAAAACATTCTTACTAGGGGTTCATAGACTATAGGAGGGGGAACAAAAAAGAATTTTGACCAGCCTTGGTAAACAAACAGATCTTTTACCTTACAGTTTAGGGCTTCCATATCATCAAGATCGACTACTCTGCCATGAGCAATTGGCTTGTCTTTCAGAGCAATAAAAAAAATCCCTATTTGGAGAATCCCAGAAATTTAGGTCAGACTCTAAAGAACTTGAGAGATCTATTTTTGATTTCTTTGGAGTAAAGGATTCAGGAGGTTCTTCCAAAGGGTTTTTCCTAGGGCTTTTTCTCCTAGAGGATGGGAATGATCTGAGAGTTCTGCCTAAGATGAGGCTAAGCTTTATGAGTGGTCGGACCCTAGGTCTACTTGTTCTGGAGGCTGGGAAGAAGATTTTGCTCTGGAGTGAGTACTTTTCCTGGTGGAGGCTGAGGGATTTTTAATGTGTTTAGCCATGGAAGAAACTGGTTGAAGAGAGTTTCGGAGAGGGTTTCTAGGCGATGGGAATGATGGAGATTGGAAGAGGGTTTCAGAGATTAAAAGAAGGGGTTTCTGACGATTGGGTATAGGAAAGGAAATGGTGTCAGGTGAACAGGCGTGATGATTGGTTTTCCTTTCTTGAACGCTGCAACTGATgtgaaaagagagaaaaagagaggGAATTCGGAGGCGCTATTAATGACTATGAAAAGACAAAGTTTAAAAATTAGGCATACAAAACATAAAAATATCACATAGGTCCTAATATTAACGATCAATGGAAATAATACCAAGTAATTCTCTTAAAAAGCAAAATCTGTCTTCAAGTAAAGGTGTAGTGAAAATATCTACTAATTGATCAGTAGTTCAAACAAAAGATAGTTAGATATTTTCCTTAAGAACATGATCTCTAATGAAATGAAGCTTGATATCTATATGCTTTAACCTACAGTGATGCACATGATTTTTTGAGAGACATATAGCGCTAGAGTTATCACAGAAAATTGGAATGGGTTTAAAGAATAGTTCATAGTCACCCAATTGATGAGACATCCATAGTAATTGTGCACAACATTGTTCAATGGCGGTATACTCAGCCTCTGTTGTGGATAGTGCAACTGATCCTTGCTTTTTACTGTTCCAAGATATTAGTGCTTTTCCAAGTAATTGACATGTTCCGCTGGTGCTTTTTCTGTCTTCCTTATCACCTGCAAGATCAGCATCTGAAAAACCTTCTAGTTTAAAATTGTTAGAGCATGGATACCATAATCCGTGAGAAATAGTTCCAATGAGATATCGAATAATCTCTTTAATGCAGTCAGATGTGATTCTTTAAGAGCTGACTGAAACCTGGTACATTTATAAACACTAAACATAATATCTGGTCGACTAGCAGTTAGATAAAGAAGGGAGCCAATCATTCCACGATATTTAGATTCATCAACAGGATTTCCCTGTTCATCTTTGTCAAGACTTGTTGAAGGACTCATTGGTGTGCCAATAGCTTTATCATTACTCATACCAAACTTTTGAATCAACTCCTTTGTGTATTTTGTCTGACATATAAACGTTCCTTCTTTAGATTGTTGAATTTGAAGTCCAAGAAAGAACGTTAgctctcccatcatactcatttcaaactcactttgcatagaatttgaaaattcctTGCACATAGGAGGATTAGCactaccaaaaataatatcatcaacgTAAACTTGAATAATGAGATTACCTTCCGATGATCTTTTAATAAAAAGGGTAGTGTATACTTTACCTCTTGCAAATTCGTGATTAATAAGAAATGAGCTGAGTCTTTCGTACCATGCTCGTGGAGCTTATTTAAGTCCATACAATGCTTTGGTCAATTTGTACACGTGGTAAGGAAACTTTGAATCTTCAAATCCAGGGGGTTGTTTTACATATACCTCATCCTCAATGAAACCATTTAAAaaggcacttttgacatccatctgaAGGATGTGTATGCAAGAAGAATTCGTATTGATTCTAGTCGAGctactggagcaaaggtttcgtCGTAGTCGACTCCTTCCTGTTGTGAGTATCCTTTAGCTACTAATATGGCTTTGTTTCTCACAACCTTTCCATCCTCATTTAGTTTATTTCTGAAAACCCATTTAGTTCCAATTACAGGAGCATTTTCAGGCTTAGGCAGCAGTGTCCATACTTGATTTTTGTCAAATTGATCTAGCTCTTCCTACACTGCTTCTAACCAGCTTGAGTCTTTTAGAgcttcctctattttctttggttcAATCTGGGAAATCAGTGCTATGTTTGCTTTCTTCTTGAGAGCTCCCCTGGTTTTCATTCCTTCGCTTGGGTCTTCTATGATAAACTTTTGAGGATATTCTGGTTCACCTCTCCATTCATTAGTACGAATTGTACTTGTATGAGTAGTTGACTCCTTCGGAGATTCTGATTGACTGTTGCTAATATCATTAGTTGACACCATTACACCATCAGGTTTATTAGTCGACTCTTGAGATTTGCTTGTCTCctgaattttttaaatttgatcTTCATCGCCTGCAATAATTCCTTTCTTGGCCGAAGTGTTATTTTCATCAAAGATAACATGTACTGATTCTTCTACACACAGTGTGCATTTATTATAGACTCTAAAGGATCTACTATTTAATGAATAACCCAGAAAAATACCTTCGTCACTTCTTGGATCGAATTTTCCAAGATTGTCCTTACCATTATTGTGAATGAATCACCTGCTTCCAAACGGATGAAAGTAACTTATATTGGGTCATTTTCCTTTCCACAATTCATAAGGAGTCTTCTTCAGGATGGGTCTTATGAGGCATCGATTGAGAATGTGACATGCTGTACTTACTCCTTCTGGCTAGAAGTCATTTGGCAACGAATATTCTAGTATCATAGTTCTTGCCATATCTTGTAAAGTCCTATTTCTTCGCTcaacaactccattttgttggggtaACCTTGGAGAAGAGAAATTGTGAGTGTATCCATGATCACTTTGAATTGTTGTAATAAGATACCTTTTTTCTCTTTTGACCTTTTTACAGAAGATCTCAAAATTTTTCAGAGCTTCATCTTTGTGAGATAGAAAAATCACCCAAGTAAAGCGTGAGTAatcttcaacaataacaaaggcaTATCGTTTTCCTCCTATGATAGTAGTTCTAGTGGGTCCAAATAAGTCCATATGAAGCAATTGCAAGGGCTTTGAAGTAAATACAATAtctttgtttttgaaagagtttctagtttgtttaccaatctgacatgcatcacatacatgatttctagagaaattgagtttaggtaaaccaataactaaatcatgcttgGAAAGTTTGTCTATCAGATGCATGCTTGCATGACCAAGTTTCTTATACCATAACCATGGATCAACAGATATGGATGTTAAACAAATAAGACCATCTATATTttcaaaaccatcaagaatatagacatttcCATACCTTTTACCTGGGAGGATTATTTTACCTGTCTCATCTTCAATAGCACAACCTattttcttgaactttacttcatACCCTGAGTCGCATAACTGACTTATACTCAGAAAATTATAGTTAAGTCTGTCAACAAGGTAAAGCTCAGTGATATCACAGTTATTATTGAAAGGAACTGTTCCGGTACCGACTATTTTTCCTTTTAAGTCATCATCCAATTTGACACTTCCTCCGTCTATTTTTGTAACTTCTTTAAACAGATTTTTGTCACCTGTCATGTGACACGCACTATCTAAGTACCATTTTCCTTTGCGACTCCTTCTgtggtgttcctgcaaaacataattatcacttccttttaggtacccaagcttgcttgggtccttGTTGGTTAGTATTACTGGACTCAGGATTGTTTTTGGGTTTCCAAATCCATCCTGATACATTTGATTTATGAAATAGACAAAAGGAATATTTATGTCCACTTTTGTTACAGTAGTGACACGTAAGTCCTGATCCATTTTTGGATCTTTCATTTGTGTTAGTACTAGTGGACTCTGTTCTGGCTGGTCCTTCTCCATTTGACTTGTAAGTCGCTTGGTTCGACTTGACAGAACTATGACTGGTGGATTTGCGCATGCCATTGAGTTTCATTTGAAATTCCTGAAACTCATGTTGAAGTACTCCTTTTTCAATTTCGCATACTTCAAGCTTGAGTTTCCAGTCTTTTACTTCTTTGTTGAGTCTCTTTAGTTCATTCATCATTTTTTGAGACTCTTTAAAAGTAAGGTCAAGAATATCCTGCAATTCATTACATCGTTCATAGTTATAAGGTTTTACCTCTCTTGTTTCACCTCGCGCCATGAAACAGTTCTCATTGTCATATTTGCAGTCGTCATCTAAAGTGTCCTCATCTGTCCAGCACCCTGAAAGTTTGTTCATGTCGTTTTCCAGAATTGTCATGAAACATAGATATGCTATCTCTTAGTGTTCTGAACTGTCTTCATCACTCCAGCTTCTAAATAATTTGTTCTTGTTAAAACCTCTGGAAACCTTTCTTTTAAGATCAGGACACTCAGCTTGAACATGCTCAGATCTTCCACACTCATAGCATTTGCCATCATTTTTGTCTTGTTCGTTATATTGCCTAGTTTGCCTGGGTGGAATCCTGCCTCTTCTTGTATTCCTGTATCTCCTCATTAAACCATCCATGTTCCTTGATACCATGGCAATTTCTTCTTGAAGAGCTTCAGGGTCGTCATCAATATCACTGTCTGCTCTTTTCGTTGTAGCCTTGAAAGTAACTGTTTTCTTCTTGGTTTGTTTTCTTGAGATGAGTTTTCTCGAAGGCTATAAGTTCTCCTCGAAGTTCATCGTATGGTAATTTGTTCAAATCCTGTGATTCAAGTGTAACCACTTTTGTCTGCCAAGTAGTGGGTAGACTTCACAAACTTTTCCTAACTTGATCACCACTTGAGTATGGTTTGCCATAAGCTTTTAGATCGCTAATGATTTTGCTAAATCTGGCAAAAATCTCTTCAATGGATTCTCTTTCTTTCATCTGGAAGAGTTCGTAGTCATGAACCAACATGTTGATATGGGTTTCTTTCACTTTACTGGTTCCTTCATAAGTAACTTCAAATTTATCTCACATCTCTTTGGTTGTATCGCAACTGGAGATTTTCTCATATTCCTCCCCACTTATAGCATTATAAAGAAGATTCCTTGCTTTAGCATTAACTTGTACAACTGCCATTTGTTCATcagtatattcatatatatcttcAGGATCAGCATGTGGTTGAGCAGCAGCCGGCAGAGGATAGTTACCCTTTTTGATAACTCGCCAGACCTTGACATCATAAGACTGTGCGCATATTTCCATACGCACTTTCCAGTGAGAGAAATATTGTCCATTGAAATATGGTGGCCTTACTTGCGATGTTCCTTCTTGGAAGAGTGCTTCGACAATAACTTGATTagccatgatcttttctcacaagctgttaggaaaaagaaaaatgtgagccaagctctgataccaattgaaagtacaagagagGGTGAAttgcttattttaaaattaattattataagttGACTGATTTTCCAATTAATCGACTAGATGTAATAGCGAGATAATAAGAAGTGCAGAATTAAAATGCAGAAGTAAAGTGCAGGAATTAAAGACACCGGAGTTTTTATGctggttcggattcaatgtgaatcctagtccagtccccttgggttgcaagggagtTCTCTTTCAGTGATTGAGTTTCTTGAGTACAAAGTGAAGGTGTAGTTTACACCAACAGCTCAGTTTCTATGTCACTCGTCTtttcttgatacaatgcctcaccagtatttttctctctttcttctctaacCTGTTACACAACAGATCTAGTAGAGCTACAATgtttgtttgaagtagaacaaagGGAGGGTAATTGGTTTGATATAAGTATATCTCTCTAAGACTTAAGGTTGCGTATAAATACTTTGTAGGAGACCGTTACTGAAGAGATTTGCCAACccaagagatttgatccttggaaAGAAATTGATTCTTTTCAAGAATAAGGTTAATTCCCGTTACTCTTCCTTGATGTGTGGACTTTGACAGCTTTCCATCTTTAAGTCTTGATAGCGTCGGATTTGCTCCTTAATTTTGGGTCCTTCCAGTAATAGCTACTGATTGATTATCTTGCCGGATCTTCAATGCTTCTTTTCCATTTTAACTCTTCAATCAGTCTCGGATTGATTATCTCGCCGGATCGTCAGtgcttcttttccttttgaatgctTCAATCAATCTTTGATTGATTTCTTCCTTTAGCTTTGATCGTTTCTCTTTGTGCATTCGATCTTGTTTGATTTCCTTGAGTCCCTACACCAAAagcaattatattatttttttcattattaaaactaaaacctaacaagcggcaccatcctcatggcccgaggacaccatttcatggcctacgAATCCCTTATTATACACTTCATGGCCCAGGATGTCATGGTCTAAAGAAATTATCCCCATCatccaaagacaactctcatggtccgaagggaattggaatcatgtttaaatttccGCAATAACCCTATAT is drawn from Nicotiana tomentosiformis chromosome 12, ASM39032v3, whole genome shotgun sequence and contains these coding sequences:
- the LOC138902722 gene encoding uncharacterized protein codes for the protein MANQVIVEALFQEGTSQVRPPYFNGQYFSHWKVRMEICAQSYDVKVWRVIKKGNYPLPAAAQPHADPEDIYEYTDEQMAVVQVNAKARNLLYNAISGEEYEKISSCDTTKEM